The Candidatus Eisenbacteria bacterium genomic interval GAGAACAGCTGCGGGGTCACGCCGCCGTGGGTGCGCGCCTGGGTCGCTGCGCGGTCGGGCCGGCAGGTGTCCGCGGGCGGCACGTACGACCACGGCTCGCCGGCGAGGTAGTAGCGCAGGTTGAAGAGCTCCGCGTTGGTCTGCGCGAGCCCGGCGTCGCGGTTCACGATCGAGGCGCATTTCTCGTTCAGGTGGACGAAGTGCTCCTCGTCGATCCTGTGGCAGTAGCCCGTTCCGCCGCTGCCGCCCCCGCCGAAGAACGTGTCGCCCGAGAACGCGTCGTCCGAGGACAGCAGCAGGTGCCGTCGCCAGGATTGGTCGCCCGACAGGTTCTCGTAGGCGACCAGCTTGGCGACCACCGCGTTCGCGTCGGCCAGCGAGTTGACCGGCAGGCGCCCGATCATCATCTCGGTCAGGACCGGGCCGAATCCCTGGGTGTTGCAGTTGCCGGTCAGACAGCCGTAGAGCGCGTCGCCGGGAACGATCTCGAAGCCCTCGCTGACCGCGACCGGCGCCGGCAACGGCAGCGACGGCACCCAGTCCACACCGCTGCGGCTGTCGAGGCGCTGGGGATCGATCGTGCCGTCGCCGAAGAGCAGCACGAATCGCGAGCTCCAGTTCTGGTAGGCGTAGCGGACGAAGCGCTGGATCGCGGCCGCCGAGTGGCGGCCACCGTTGAACTCGTCGTACACGGCCTCGACCGGCGCGACGAGCACGCGCAGCCCCTGTGAAGTGCGCAGGTCCACGAGCGGCTGCACCGCGGGCAGGAACGCCTCGGGCACGATCAGCAGGTAGTCGGGTGAGAGCGCGCTCGTGAGCGTCCGGCGGGTCACGGGGGTGAAGCTCGACGCGTTCATCGGGCGCGGGCCGTAGGACGGATCGTTCACGTCCACGGCCGCCGCGACGTACGAACGCCGCACGCCGGTCGCCGTCGAGTCCTGGAAGTCGAACGAGACCTGCGCACCCCGCTGCATGTGAGTTTCGTCGATGAGGATCCGCACCGGCTGGTCCGGGTCGGACACGTCGTAGAGCCGCAGCGAATCGGCGAGAAACCGCTCCGCGTGCACCTCGAACTCGCCGGCGCCGTCGCCGCTGTTGAACGGCAGCACGCCGTGGACGGCGCGGAAGCGCCGCCAGTAGGTGACCTCGAACCAGTTGAAGCCCGCCGGGTCGAGTTCGCCGGGCTGGCCGTTCGGCGCGCCGGCGTGCGCCTTGCCCCAGAGCCGCAGCGCGTTGGTGCGCCCGGGACTCAGCGCCGAACCGGACGTGCTGGCGTTCGTCGTGAACGCCCGCTTGCCGTTCCACCACACCGAATCGGCGAGCGTGGTCAGCTGGCCCGAGGCGTTCTTCACCGCCGCCCACTCGTAGTGCGTGGCGAAGCTGCGCCCGACCCAGTTGAGCGTGAACGAGGCCGCGCGGCTCGTGTCCGGGTCGTTCGTGTCGAACAGGATCGTGTCGGGCCGGGTGTAGTAGACGGTGTAGGGCGTCCAGTGGAACAGGTCCACGGTCGTGTCGGCCGGCACCCAGACGAACGGCATGATGAAGGCGTTGTTGCGCTCGTAGTGCGTGCGCAGCGGAAACGACGGCAGCGGCGTCAGGCCGGTCGCCCCGCGCCAGCCGTCGCGCCGGGACATGCGCGCGCCGCCCGCGAGGGAGCGCGTGACGAAGAAGGCGTCGGCGTCGCCCCACCAGCGCTGGTACTGGCTCGCGCCGGAGCGCTCCGCCCAGGTGCGCGCGTACATCCAGACGAAGTCGCCGGCGTTGAACAGCCCGTCGCCGTTCGAGTCCTCGACCTCGACCGGAACGTCCACGGTGCCGTAGGGCGGCGTCTGCCCCTCGAGGAACTCGTGGCGGTGCACGGCGACCTGAGCCACCGGCACGTCGGCGGGGTAGCCCTTCGGGGCCAGCAGGTCGTAGGGAACCCGGTAAAGCCCGGTCGAGTCGATCGCGACCCGCACCTCGGGCTGGTCCTCGTCGAACGCGGAGGCGGTCGCCGGCTTCGCGAACAGCGGCGCTTCCGGGCCGGGGCGCTCCGAGAGCCGCCAGGGCCTCGCCTGCTCGAAGTTGAGGACGCTGGTCGCGAGCGCCGCATCCATGCCCGGGTCGGGCTCCCCACCCGCGGGCGAAAGCGCCGTCGCGCCCGCCGGCCGATTCCAGTCCACGCGCAGGGTGTAGCCGGAGACGGCGAGCACCCGTGAGCCATTCTCGTCGTAGCGGAACGGCCGGACTTCGAGGCTCACGAGCCGCCGGCCGCGGAAGCGGGTCGGGGCTCCGAGCATCGCTTCCTGCGCGGGCCAGGGGCCATCGGCAATGGGGTCCACCTTCTCGGTGATCGGGGTTTCGGGACCGCCGGAGGGGTCGGGCTGGAATCCCGGGCGACCGGCGATCGCGAGCCTGACGCCGCCACGCACCGACTCGTCGCCGCGCTCGAGCACGCGCAGGCTCGGGCGTGCATCGGGCGGAATCGCGAGCAGCGCCGTGTAGGTCGGCAGCAGCGCCCGCCCGGGGCTCGACAGCGAGTGCGCCATCGGCACACCGACGATGGTGGCGCGGCCCGTCACGGCGTCCGGTGCGCTCAGGGACCAGCGTTCCGTGTCCACCCGCAGCGTCACTCCGCGCTCGTCGGCCGACAGCACCCGCACCCCGGCGGCCGAAGCGGCCGACGGAGCCCAGAAAGCGGCCGCGAACAGTGCGGTCAGGAGGATGGACGGGCGCATGTGGGCGGCGAGTCTAATGGGTTTGCGGGGAATCTGCATCGCCCGGAATCCGGCCGGCGCCGCCCGGCGAAGCAGACCCCGTGGGCACATGCCTTCGGGGGGCAAAGGCCCTAGACTGTTCGCTCGCTCACCCGAGTCGGGCCGCAGGTGTACAGGCAAGGAGTCCCCCCGAAATGAAGTCCTTCGCGTTTGGCCGCGAACCAGGATCCGCCGCGCTGCTGCTGGCGGCGCTGCTGGTCACACTCGCCGACATCGCCCCGGCGACCGCCGCGAAATCTGCCGTGAGGCCCGCTGGTGGCGTCCGCCAGGCCGCCGCCCTGCCCGATTCCACGCTCGCCCGCGTCACCATCGGACCCGGCGCGGGTGAGCACCGGGATCTGACCCGGCAGCAGATGATCGTTGCCGCCACCCGCGCGGGGCGAAGGCTCGACTCCCTTACCCCGAAGGACCGGCGCGAGTTTCTCGATATCCTGGTGGACCAGGCCGTGCTCGTGGCCCGGGTCGAACGCGAGCCCAGGCACTGGGAGCGCCGCGACAGCAGCGACTACCAGCAACTGCGCGACCGGCTCGTCCTGCGGGCGGCGCTCGACTCGGCGATGACCGTGGCCAGCGCCGAGCGGGCCGCGCGCGGCGACACGGCGCTCGCTCCGCAGGCGCTCGGCGTCCTGCTGCGCGACCAGGAGGTCGTGAAGCTCGCGCCGCGGTGGAACGAGGCGGGCCTGAAGGAGGCGCTCGCGATCTTCGACACGCTGCCCCGCCCGGACTCCCGCATGTCCATCCTCGAGCAGATGCGCGTCGCCGGCGTCAATCCGACGGTTCCGGACGCCGACGCCGGGGTGGAGCTCGTGCGCACGCCGCTCGGCAGCTACACGCTCGGCGAGCTGATGCGCGACTTCGCGCGCCTGAATCCGATGTATCGCCCGCGCGTGGGCACGGTCGAGAACGTGAAGGAGTTGATCGGCAACGCGCTGTTCGAGCACGCGCTGCGCAAGGCCGCCGAGGACCAGGGCCTCGAACACCTGCCGCGGATCGCGGCCGCGCTGGCCGAGCGCGCGGAGTACCTCGACGTCTCGCGCTTCGTGGCGCGCGAGGTGTACGCGAGGATCGCCATGGACTCGCTGAGCCTGCGGCGCTACTTCGAAGCGCACCGGTCCGCGTTCGACACCGACGAGCGCGCACGCGTCGTGAGCGTGACCTCGCCGGACCGCGACGCGGCCGCGGCGATGGCGAGACGGCTCGCGATCCCGTTCGAGGCCGAGTCGCTGGCGGCGCAGAGCGAGCGCGCGGGTACGCCCTACGCGACGGTGCTTTCACGAAACAGCGACAGCACCCTGTTCGCACGGCTCGTGCGCGGCGGCGTCGGGTTCGTCGCCGGACCCGATTCGACGACGCAGGGCTGGCGGACGATGCGGGTGATGGCGCTCGAGCCCCGGCAGCCCCGGACGTTCGAGCAGGCCGAGCCGATGGTGAAGCAGCAGCGCTACGACTCGGAAGGCGAACGGCTCATGCGCGAACTGCTCGACAGCCTGCGCCGGCAGGCGCGCGTCGTCGTGAACGAACCCGCGCTGGCGAAGCCGCTGACCGCCGTGGACGAGGGAGGTGGACGATGAGCGCGCGCCCGCTCCTGCGACTGCTGGCCGCCGCGGGGGCGCTGGCCTGCCTTGCGGCCGGTCCGCGGCACGCCGCCGCCCTGGATTTCCCGGGGCTCACCCTCGAGTGCCGGCCGGCCTCCATCGCCGCGAACGAGGAAGGTTACTGGCGCTTCGCGCTGGTGCTGCGCAATGGCACCGGCCTTGGCGTCTATGGCGACAGCATGGAGGTCGTGATCCAACCCCAGGACTCGACCGCGGAGCCGCTTCATCGGCGGCTGCTCGTGCCCAGCGGCGCCGACGCCCTGAGCGACGGCGACTCGCTCGAGACCGAAGTGCTGCTGAACGCGACCACGTCACGGGCACGGCTCGAGGTCGTGTTCCACTTCCATGCGGGCACCGGCGAGACCGGCGTCGCGCGCGGCTCGCTGCTGGCGGTGGGCAGCGAACTCGAGGACCTGCACCCGTCGCAGGTGGTGCGCGTCGCCGGGTTGGACGTGGAGCTGCGCCGGTTCCCGGCCGACGAGGCGCAGGCCGGTGGCGGCGCCGTCCTGCTGCTGCCGGGCGAGGCACGTCGTCCCGAGAGCCTGCTCGCGCCGGCCGCGAGGCTCGCCGGACAGGGCGTCGCGGTGCTGATCGCGGGCCTGCCGCGCGGCGGCGGCGACTTCGCCGGGCCCGCTTCGCGCGCGGCGGCCTTCGCCGCATTGGACACGCTGCTGAACATGCCCGGCGTCGCGGCGAACCGGGTCGGCGTGTGGGGCATTTCGCAGGGCGCGACGCTCGCGCTCGAGCTGGCGCTCGCGCGGCCCGGTGCCTTCCGCGCCGTGGCGTCACAGTCCGGCAGCTACGACCTGTGGGCGACCTGGCGCGCGGCGCTGCCCGACGCGAAGGACGCCATCGTGGCGGCCGCGGGTCGGGACAGCGCCGGGTGGCGCGATCGCTCCCCACTGAAGCAGGCCGCGGCGTTCAAGCCGGCGCTGATCGTCGTGCACGGCGAGCTGGATCCGGTGTACCCCGTCGGTCCCGCGCAGGCGTTCGCCGATGCCGTCCGGGCGGCCGGCGGAGACGTCACCGAAAAGATCCTGCCCCGGAGGGGGCACACGGTGCCGTACATCGAGGCTGCGCGCTTCCTGCTGCAGCGACTGGGGCCGTAGCCCGGGCTGGCGCTGCGGCGAACCTCGCCTTCACGGGGCTCCGAAACGACACGCGCGGAGCGGCCGCGCCGCCGAGTTGACGCGGCCCAAACGTCGGCGCGCCCTGGCAGTCTTGACCCTGTCGGCGGTGCCTCACTAGAATTGCGCCCGCCTTTCACGCCACACCGCCCGTCGCTCCCCCCTTCCTCCTTTCCCTCCGAGGACCGATGCGCCCGACCGTACTTTCACGGGGCCTCTCGTCACTGCTGGCCCTGACGCTCGCCGCCTGCTTCGCACCCTCCGCCCGGGCGGCCGCCGAGCCAAAGACGATCGAGTACATCGACGGCGTGCCCGACACGGGCCAGTTCCTGCCCAACTCCGCGATTCTCGCCCGTGTGGCCAACCGCAAGATCAGCGTGTTCTCGTTCCGGGACTTCTATTTTCTGTCGAACCCCGAGATCCGGCCCGCCGGCGACAGCCTCGGGCGCGCCGAGTTCCTGACGAACATGATCCGCAAGGAAGTGCTCGGGCTCACCGCGCTTTCGTCGGGCATTCCGCTCAACTTCGAGGATCGTTCGCAGTTGCGCGAGGAGCGCACGACGCTGCTCTCGAACCGGCTCTTCGAACTGAACGTGCTCAACCTGCCGCCGGTGCCCGAGGACTCGCTGCGAAGGATCTACGCGTACGAGGGGTACGAGCAGCGCCTGCGGGTCATCCATTTCACCGACCGCGCGCTCGCGGAGGCCAGCCGCAAGGCGTTGATGCGCGACACGTCGGCGTGGGTCGCGACGTCCCTGCGCTACAACCCCCCGTCCCTGCAGCAGGGCTTCGGCGAGATCGGCTGGGTGAAGTTCGAGAACGTGCCGATCGCGATCGCACTCCAGCTCTGGAGGGTCGCGCCCGGCGGGTTTTCGCCGGTTCTCCCCGCGCCCGCCGGCTACCAGGTCTTTCAGGTTCTGGAACGCCGTACGCGCCCGCAGGCCGAGTTCCGGATCATGCGTCCGGCGATCGAGGGGCTGGTGCGCGAATATGCCATGGAACTGCGCCGCACCGCCCTGATGGACGAGGCCAAGAAGGGCATGCATGTCCGTTACGACACGACCAACGCCGCGTGGGCCTCGAAGCTCTTCTCGCAGGCGGTCACGATTGGACGCGAGGCGGCGGGCCAGACCGTGCATATCGACGAAAACGTGCCGGAGTTCTCGCCTGCGGACACGGCCCGGACGATCAGCGAGTGGGATGGCGGGCGGATCTCGCTCGGGGAGCTCACCCACGCCTACTCCGACATTCCCGTGGTTCTGCGCCCGGTCATCAATACGCCCGAGCTGCTGATGGGCTACGCCGACGCGATCATGCTGGCGCCACGCATGCTGGAGCTCGCGATCGCCCGGGGACTCGAAAAGGACTCGGTCTTCCTCGCGAAGGTCGAGCGCAAGCGCGAGCAGATCCTGGTCGGCAAGATGGTCGAGGACTCGGTCTTCTCCCGCATCTACGTGACCCGGCAGGAACGGCTCGACTACTACCAGAAGAACCGGAACGGGTTCCTGACGTTCCCGTCGGTGGATTACGCGGTCATCGTGCGCAGCTCGAAGGCGGGCGCCGACTCGGTGGCCGCCCGGCTCGTGGCGGGTGAGACGGTCGCGGCGATCCTGCATGCCGACAGCCTGGAGAAGAACTTCCGTACCGGCACTCGGCACGCGACGACCGCGGAGCACGTGCCGTACAGCAAGGTGCTGTTCGAGGAGATGCGCCCCGGCGATCATCGCGTGCTCGGGCCGGACCGCCAGGGGGACTGGGCCTGCGTCGTGCTGTTGAACTTCGACCCCGGCCGGCAGATGCCGTACAAGGAGGTCGAGACCCTCGTGGACGAATCGGTGCGGAACATCAAGGGCGAGCAGGCGCTGAATGCGTTCGTGGACCGCCTCAAGCATCGCTACCCGATCGAGGCGCACTACGACCTGCTGATGAAGGTGAAGCTCGTCACCCCGCGCGACGGCGAGTCCGAGGCCAACTAGCCGCCGCGGGCTCCCGCGGCAATCTCTTTCGGCAGGCGGCGCGCCTCCGGCGTCAGCGCGGACGCCAGGCGGGAATCCGGCCGCCGCAGCGATCGGCGACGGCGCCGCGGGTGAACCAGCGTTCACCCGACCGCACGACGATCTTCTCCCCGGATCGGTACTGCACGGTCGCGCTGTGCCACTCGATGCAGACCGGCCGTTCGCAACCCGGCAGTCGGGGACGCCGCGCGCCGAGCAGAATCCGGCCGAGGACATAACGCGTGCCCGCCCGGACCGGCCCCGCGTGTCCCATGGGCATGGCATAGATGCAGCGGAACCGGCCGCTCTCCGCCGAATGGTCGTACAGCGCCGTGCCGATGCCGCGCGTGGGCCAGGGTTGGGGTCCGGGCAGAGTCTCGTCGGGACCGAACTGAACCACCATTCCGCCGGTGTTGGCGCCGCCATGTTCCATCGCCCAGAAGTCGCCCAGGGTGTCGCCCGGCTGCGCATACACGTAGAACTCGGCCGCGACACCGTAGAAGGTGGACTCGTCGGTGGCGGGCTCGAAACACAGGTAGAGCGTGTCGCGATGCGCCGAATCGCCACAGGCCGGCCGGAGCGTCGTCACCGCCCCGGGCTCTCCCCAGGGCGCGCGTGCGGACAGGAAGATCCGGTTCTGCCGCACCGCGGCGGGCCGCGTCGGCGGGCGCTGCGCGGCTCCCGCGGCCGGGGCCAGCTGCGCGACCAGCACCACGAACAGGCAGCGGGCGACGGCTGGACCGAATCGGCGCGGACGGTCGCTCATCGGGTTCCTATCGGTAGAGGGACTTGATCTGGCCCCACGTGCGTGCGCGCGCAGGAACGATGCCGCATGCCGTGCCGGCTCCCCAGGTGGCCTGGTTGCCGAAGGCCGGCGAGGGCGTGACGAAGGCCGGAGGCGATCCGCCGGCCGCGCCCGGCAGACGCGTCACCTGGGCGGAGTTGAACACGAAGCACACCGGCGAGGTGCAGCCGGAGCACGTGGACGTGCCGACGAAGCGGATCGTCAGGATGCCGGCCAGGTAGGTCTCTCCTGCCGTCAGCGTGAAGGCATCCGCGCCTGCAACCCCCACTCCGAGGATCACGCGGAAATGGCGATCGTCCCCGCTCGGGCCCGGATAGATGAGGCTCTGAACCGTGGCCGAACCGCTCTGGGACCAGGCGTCCACGCAGTTCTCGCTGCCGGCGGGCAGCCCCGCGACGAACTGGGCCGGCTCCGTGTAGCGACAGCCTCCGGGCTGCACCTGCCACCAGGGCGGAAGGGGGGTCGCGTCCGAGGCGAAATCGAGCACCACCGTCCAGCCCACGACATCGGTGATGTCGGCGCCGGGAACGAACGACAGCATGAGCCGACGCTCGCCTGCCGCCGTCGCGCACAAGGCCGAGGGGTCCAGTGCGGCCGATCCGAAGGGCGCGCAGTCTCCCCAGCGGGCGGCGAGCTCGCCCTGCGCACGCACGGCGCCAGGCGTCGTGGTCGCCACGCAGGCGAGCAGGCAGGCGAGCCACAGGGTGGGGCCGGCAGGGAGGCCGAATTCGTAGGTGCGGTTCAGTCCTGTCCCCCCGATTCCTGCGATGCGCTCGACTCACCGGTGAGGATAGGAAACGACCTCGTGGTCCGCAACGCGAACGGCCGCCCGGGAGACGGGCGGCCGTTCGTGGAGACAGATCTGAATCGGGTCAGCGGTAGAGGTTCTTGACCGCTCCCCACGTGCGATTCTGGGTCGGCGTGCCATCCGGGCAGTTGGTCGGCGAGCCATTCCAGGTGACCCAGCGCGACCTGCCGGGAGCCTCGTTCACGACCCGATAGTCGCCCATGCCCGCGGGCTGCTGGAGGAAGCACTCGTTGAGCACGAGGCAGGCGGCCAGGTCGCAGCCGGCGCACGAGCCAACGCCCGTGGACTTGGTGCGCGAGATGTTGACCTTGGAGACGAAGAGCTCGGATCCGTCCGCCGGTACGTTGATTTCACTGCCGGCCGGAATCGCCGCACCGCCGTTCAGCCGGACCGTGTTCGCCGCGTGGCCCTGAACGTTCGTGCCCTGCTGCGCCGCGAACACCGACAGGAGGATGCTGCCCTGCCAGATGTCCGGGCACGAGCCGGCCAGCACGACCGGGTCGAAGGACATCGTGATGGCGTTCGGGCGGCACTGACCGGCATTGGTCTGCCACCAGTCGGGCAGCGTACCGCTCTCGATGGTGACGTCCACGATCGCCGAGGTGGCCGTGAACTTGGACATGGCGGTCGGCACGATGACCGACGTGAAGAGCGCGAAGCCGGCGCCCGTGTTCGCGTTGCAGGCCCACGTCATGCTCGAGGCGCCCGAACCGCCGGAAGCCGGAGAGCAGTCGTTCCAGTACAGCCCGAGTCCGCTCTGTGCCATCGCCGTGGACGCACTCAGGGCGAGCACCGCCACCACAAGAGTAATCAGTTTCTTCATCGGTTCCTCCGGTTTGAATCGGGCAGAAGCGTGTCGAACTTTCGAAGTCAGGCGGCGCGAAAACCAGTCCGGCCCCGGGGAGGTCGGATCGAGTATCGGGGTGGCACTCGCGCGGTGTGGACCGTTCACGCCCGACAGGCGTGCGCGGAAAAGCAGGAACGTACCGATGGCGAGTGACGGTCGGCGAACAGCGCTGGAAAACCGCGTTGGCCGTTCGGCGTGAGACCTCCAGTCCCTCCAAGGAGTGGAACACCGGTCATCAGCATCGAGTCGAAGGCGACACCTCTGGGGCGTGGCCGCCTCCGCTTCCCTGACAGCAAGCGGCGGCAGTATAGGAAAGCCCACGCCGCCGAGCAACAGCCGTTGCACCGCCGCCCCCCCGCTCACCCCTGCTGGCGTCGGCAGGCAGGGGTGGAACCTTGACCCGCATTCCACGGGTGGAAGCGGGCCGGTCCCCCAATGGCGAACGGCCACCCTCTCTGCCGGGAGGGTGGCCGTTCGTGTTCTGAAGTGCAGTGACTAGCGGTAGAGACCCTTGACCGCGCCCCACGTGCGGTTCCTGGTGGGCGTGGCCCCCTGGCACTGGACGGGGCTGCTGTTCAGCGCGACCACCGCGTTGACCGGCGTCGTCACCCGATAGACCGGGAAGCCCGCGGGCTGCTGGAGGTAGCACTCCTGAAGCGTGAGGCAGACTCCGACGTTGCATCCCGCGCACGAGCCGGCGCCGGTGCTCTTGGTGTGGCTGATGTTCAGCCGGGAAACGTTCAGCTCGGTGGTGCCGTCAGCCACCAGCGAGATTTCCGAGCCGGCCGGAATCGCGGCACCGCCGTTGAAGCGGACCGTGTTCGGCCCGTGCAGGAACTGCTGGGCCTGGAACACCGAAAGGTTGATCGAACCCTGCCAGATGTCCCCGCAGGCCGTGGCGAGGAGCGACGGGTCGAAGGACATGGTGACGGCGTTGGCTCGGCACTGACCCGGCGCGGTCAGCCACCAGTCCGGAAGCGCCGCGGCATCCACGGTCGCGTCCACGATCGCCGACGTCGCGGTGAACATCGGCATGTTCTCGGGGATCACCACCGACGCGAATAGCACCTCCGAGCCGGTGTTCACGTCGCACGCGAAGGTGGCGGAAGACGTCCCGCCGTCCAGCGTGCAGCCATTGAAGTGCAGGTAGAGCCCGCCTGCCGCTGACGCGAGCGACGCTCCGAGCGCGAGCATGGCGAGGGTGAGGATCGCGGTCTTCTTCATTGCTTCCTCCGGTAGTCCCGACTGGGGGGTGAGGTGGCATGGCTGTGCAATTCAAGGTGCGGGATCGGATTGCCAACCTGACTTCGGACCCGGAGAGGTCTTGCGGAAGCAGCTTCCGACGGCCTGGACTCCTCTCGGGATGCAGGCCGGGTGCTGCCCGTGCGGACTCGGGGGCGTCCGGCCAGATGGGAACGGCCACCTCTTGCGAGGTGGCCGTCCCTGAGCTGCGGTGAAGCTTAGCGGTACAGGTTCTTGACCGCGCCCCACGTGCGGTTCTGCGCGGGGGTCGGCAGCGGGCACTGCGCGACGCCGCCCTGCCACGTCACGAAGTTGCTGCCCGGGGTCGCCGCGTTGGTGACGCGGTAGTCACCCATGCCCGCGGGCTGCTGCAGGAAGCACTCGTTCAGCACGAGGCACGCGCCCAGGTTGCAGCCGGCACAGCTGCCCGTGCCGGTGGACTTGGTGCGCGAGATGTTGACCTTGGAAACGAGCAGCTCGGTGCCGTCGGCATTGACGGTGATTTCGCTGCCGGCCGGAATCGCGGCGCCGCCGTTCAGACGGACCTTGTTCGGACCGTTCGTGCCCTGCTGGGCGGCGAACACCGACAGGAGGATGCCGTCCGCCCAGATGTTCGGGCACGAAAGCGCCAGCACCACCGGGTCGAACGACATCGTGACGGCGTTCGGTCGGCACTGGCCGGCATTCGTCAGCCACCAGTCGGGCAGCGTCGGGGCGTCAACAGCGACATCCACGATCGCCGACGTCGCGGTGAACTTCGGCATGGTCGTCGGAACGGCAACCGAGGTGTAGAGCGCGAAGCCGGCGCCCGTGTTCAAGTTGCAGGCGAACGTCTTCTGCTGGACGCCGGCACCGCCCGACGCCGCCGAGCAGTCATCCCAGTTGAGGTACAGGCCGCTCGCCATGGAGGCCGAGGCGCCGATGACCATCAGGGTGGCCGCGAGGGTAAGAATCTTCTTCATGAGCTCCTCCGGTTGGAACAGATGGGGGTTAGAGGGGGACGATGTCTACCTTGAAGCAGTACCGATTCTGACCACCACACAGCTCCCGGAGGGGCAGCTCTTCCATATCACACAGAGTAGCTAGCCCCGGGGGGATGTCTGGCGAGTTGCGACTACGGGCAATACGTGGTCGAGCTGGTGTTCGAGCCGCCCGCGAAGTACGTGGCGCCCCACGTGGACAGGTCCACCAGATCCACGCCACCGGCGTTGTTGTAGTCGGCGCGATCCGGATTGCCAGCGCCGAAGTAGTCCGCCGCCCAGAGCGCCAGGTCGGCGAGCGTCACACCGTCGACGCCGTTCAGGTCGTAGCTACCGACGTTGAGCGTTCCGAGCAGCACGCCGTCGGCGTAAATCTTGGCAGCACCCGCCGCATGCGCAGCACCCGTCGGGCTCTTGCCGCCGCCCATCACGACGAACGTCGCGACGCCGAGGGCGTCCGTCAGCGAGCTGACACCGTGCGTGCCGCAGTTGGCGACGACACCGGCATACAGCTGGCTGGTCGCATCACCGATACGGGTGTCGCTGACATTGCCGGTGAAATCCAGCACGACCGACGAGTTCGCGATCGGATTCGCCGCGAGGTCACGCACGGTGATCGTCACGAGCGAGGACTGCGCGCCCGCATCCGCCACGCCGGCATTCGCGCCGACCAGGTTGATGCGCGCCGGAATCGTCGAATTCGCGGGGCTCGGCACGCCGGCGAACGCGACCG includes:
- a CDS encoding peptidyl-prolyl cis-trans isomerase; translation: MKSFAFGREPGSAALLLAALLVTLADIAPATAAKSAVRPAGGVRQAAALPDSTLARVTIGPGAGEHRDLTRQQMIVAATRAGRRLDSLTPKDRREFLDILVDQAVLVARVEREPRHWERRDSSDYQQLRDRLVLRAALDSAMTVASAERAARGDTALAPQALGVLLRDQEVVKLAPRWNEAGLKEALAIFDTLPRPDSRMSILEQMRVAGVNPTVPDADAGVELVRTPLGSYTLGELMRDFARLNPMYRPRVGTVENVKELIGNALFEHALRKAAEDQGLEHLPRIAAALAERAEYLDVSRFVAREVYARIAMDSLSLRRYFEAHRSAFDTDERARVVSVTSPDRDAAAAMARRLAIPFEAESLAAQSERAGTPYATVLSRNSDSTLFARLVRGGVGFVAGPDSTTQGWRTMRVMALEPRQPRTFEQAEPMVKQQRYDSEGERLMRELLDSLRRQARVVVNEPALAKPLTAVDEGGGR
- a CDS encoding prolyl oligopeptidase family serine peptidase is translated as MSARPLLRLLAAAGALACLAAGPRHAAALDFPGLTLECRPASIAANEEGYWRFALVLRNGTGLGVYGDSMEVVIQPQDSTAEPLHRRLLVPSGADALSDGDSLETEVLLNATTSRARLEVVFHFHAGTGETGVARGSLLAVGSELEDLHPSQVVRVAGLDVELRRFPADEAQAGGGAVLLLPGEARRPESLLAPAARLAGQGVAVLIAGLPRGGGDFAGPASRAAAFAALDTLLNMPGVAANRVGVWGISQGATLALELALARPGAFRAVASQSGSYDLWATWRAALPDAKDAIVAAAGRDSAGWRDRSPLKQAAAFKPALIVVHGELDPVYPVGPAQAFADAVRAAGGDVTEKILPRRGHTVPYIEAARFLLQRLGP
- a CDS encoding peptidyl-prolyl cis-trans isomerase; translated protein: MRPTVLSRGLSSLLALTLAACFAPSARAAAEPKTIEYIDGVPDTGQFLPNSAILARVANRKISVFSFRDFYFLSNPEIRPAGDSLGRAEFLTNMIRKEVLGLTALSSGIPLNFEDRSQLREERTTLLSNRLFELNVLNLPPVPEDSLRRIYAYEGYEQRLRVIHFTDRALAEASRKALMRDTSAWVATSLRYNPPSLQQGFGEIGWVKFENVPIAIALQLWRVAPGGFSPVLPAPAGYQVFQVLERRTRPQAEFRIMRPAIEGLVREYAMELRRTALMDEAKKGMHVRYDTTNAAWASKLFSQAVTIGREAAGQTVHIDENVPEFSPADTARTISEWDGGRISLGELTHAYSDIPVVLRPVINTPELLMGYADAIMLAPRMLELAIARGLEKDSVFLAKVERKREQILVGKMVEDSVFSRIYVTRQERLDYYQKNRNGFLTFPSVDYAVIVRSSKAGADSVAARLVAGETVAAILHADSLEKNFRTGTRHATTAEHVPYSKVLFEEMRPGDHRVLGPDRQGDWACVVLLNFDPGRQMPYKEVETLVDESVRNIKGEQALNAFVDRLKHRYPIEAHYDLLMKVKLVTPRDGESEAN